In Blastopirellula sediminis, the following proteins share a genomic window:
- a CDS encoding 3-keto-disaccharide hydrolase, whose translation MSSSAELGTRSLSRRSRLAGLAASAAYTALGKADEASPTNAAKTIELFDGQSLAGWHVNSEKSLHGPGGGWSVENGVLIGQQDPPGSGKGGLLLSDQKFADFELSIDMRPDWGIDSGVFFRCNEQASGFQMYVDHHDNGNVGHLRGEMPGSFAIMPFQFTGNLAKDRSLVSYSTHTDPRALKWPEGVYEYSCSPETWLKTWRVNQWNTARIRCVGKFPQITTWINGVKICHFNGETSTLPGYDKQKVFSILGRSGSIGLQVHGGKQWPKGLVCRWKNIRIQEV comes from the coding sequence ATGTCTTCTTCCGCTGAACTTGGTACGCGTTCTCTGTCTCGCCGCAGTCGTCTTGCCGGACTGGCCGCCAGCGCCGCCTATACTGCGCTCGGAAAGGCGGATGAGGCGTCCCCCACCAACGCCGCGAAAACGATCGAACTATTCGACGGACAAAGTCTTGCCGGATGGCATGTGAATTCCGAGAAATCGCTACATGGCCCTGGCGGAGGGTGGAGCGTCGAAAACGGCGTGCTGATTGGTCAGCAAGATCCGCCTGGCTCCGGTAAGGGAGGCTTGCTGTTATCCGATCAAAAGTTCGCCGACTTCGAATTGTCGATTGATATGCGTCCTGATTGGGGAATCGACAGCGGCGTCTTCTTTCGGTGCAACGAGCAGGCCTCCGGATTTCAGATGTACGTCGACCACCACGACAATGGGAATGTCGGGCACTTGCGAGGCGAAATGCCAGGCTCCTTCGCGATCATGCCGTTTCAGTTCACCGGCAACCTCGCGAAGGATCGATCGCTCGTAAGTTACTCCACGCACACTGATCCCCGCGCCTTGAAGTGGCCTGAAGGGGTTTACGAATACAGCTGCTCACCCGAAACGTGGCTGAAGACGTGGCGCGTGAATCAATGGAATACGGCCCGCATTCGTTGCGTCGGCAAGTTTCCGCAGATTACGACCTGGATCAACGGCGTCAAGATTTGTCACTTCAACGGCGAGACGTCGACGTTGCCAGGCTACGACAAACAGAAAGTCTTCAGCATCCTGGGGCGAAGCGGCTCGATCGGACTGCAAGTTCATGGCGGCAAGCAATGGCCCAAAGGACTCGTCTGCCGCTGGAAGAACATCCGCATTCAGGAAGTCTAG
- a CDS encoding PAS domain-containing sensor histidine kinase yields MMTTADPQTQFTPAAGFAQPPVISASDSQFSELLLSVPDAIVISDSAGRISLVNDQLCEIFQYAQDQLIGQSVEMLLPARYREGHVALRQAYMQNPLLRPMGQFREVLGLRSDGKEIPVEIRLRMFEGSNGMFVTSAVRDVSEIRMLHRIQADSNRMLELIASGESVEIVLSELEQCIKASSPDSCCAIVGWSESGGGIHNLLSSPETPGGESKTLGWWDVDHSRPLASAIKANQRTRLGEEAIEVIERFAFADSTKPFLDGWLEPIRNPHGSPLGAILVCRHKKRAPGEFEEEVVSAAAHLAGIVLERDLRAAEFTEKEEQLRQSQKLEAIGTLTGGIAHEFNNLLQVILGYSDCVMASFTPDDPRLDDMAKVVTATEDAVRLTGQLLTFGRRQKLEKSLVDLNQVARDVVAMLRPLVDANIEIIVNCDSSIPPILADVGQLRQVLFNLCLNAQDAIQDAGRIEIMTSARLATSPHDAPSGDAPSFLSVSIAVKDSGCGITKELKSKIFDPFFTTKEVGEGTGLGLAVVHGIVRDLNGTIEVESEPGEGATFLLTFPPA; encoded by the coding sequence ATGATGACGACGGCGGATCCCCAGACGCAATTCACGCCGGCAGCCGGTTTCGCGCAACCGCCGGTCATTTCCGCGTCCGATAGCCAGTTTTCCGAGCTGTTGCTTTCCGTCCCCGACGCGATCGTCATTTCCGATTCCGCTGGTCGCATCTCCTTGGTCAACGACCAACTGTGCGAGATCTTTCAATACGCTCAGGACCAATTGATCGGGCAAAGCGTCGAAATGCTTTTGCCTGCTCGGTATCGCGAAGGGCACGTTGCCCTTCGGCAAGCCTATATGCAAAACCCGCTGCTACGACCGATGGGGCAGTTTCGGGAAGTGCTGGGTCTGCGAAGCGATGGGAAAGAGATTCCCGTTGAGATTCGCTTGCGCATGTTCGAGGGATCCAACGGCATGTTCGTCACCTCCGCGGTGCGCGACGTCAGCGAGATTCGAATGCTGCATCGAATTCAGGCCGATAGCAATCGCATGCTTGAGTTGATCGCGTCCGGCGAGTCGGTCGAAATCGTGCTCTCTGAACTGGAACAGTGCATCAAGGCTTCCTCGCCTGATTCATGCTGCGCAATCGTCGGCTGGAGCGAATCCGGTGGCGGCATTCATAACCTGCTGTCGTCCCCAGAGACGCCCGGTGGAGAATCCAAAACTCTCGGCTGGTGGGACGTCGACCATTCGCGGCCCCTTGCGTCCGCGATCAAGGCGAACCAGCGCACACGACTCGGGGAGGAAGCGATCGAGGTCATTGAGCGTTTCGCCTTTGCGGATAGCACGAAACCATTCCTGGATGGTTGGCTAGAGCCGATTCGGAATCCGCACGGATCGCCTCTGGGCGCCATTTTGGTTTGCCGTCACAAAAAAAGGGCGCCGGGAGAGTTCGAAGAGGAAGTGGTGTCCGCCGCGGCGCATCTCGCAGGCATCGTCCTGGAACGTGATCTGCGCGCCGCTGAATTCACGGAAAAGGAAGAGCAATTGCGCCAGTCGCAAAAGCTAGAAGCGATTGGTACGCTCACCGGCGGCATCGCCCACGAGTTCAATAATCTACTTCAAGTGATTCTGGGCTATTCGGACTGCGTGATGGCGAGCTTTACTCCAGATGACCCTCGCTTGGACGACATGGCGAAAGTCGTCACCGCAACCGAAGACGCCGTTCGCTTGACCGGGCAATTGCTGACCTTTGGTCGTCGACAGAAATTGGAAAAGTCGCTCGTCGACTTAAACCAAGTCGCCCGCGACGTCGTCGCGATGCTGCGTCCCCTGGTCGATGCCAACATCGAAATCATCGTGAACTGCGACTCCTCCATTCCGCCCATCCTGGCCGACGTCGGCCAACTGCGGCAAGTTCTCTTCAACCTCTGTTTGAACGCCCAGGACGCCATTCAAGACGCTGGGCGAATCGAAATCATGACTAGCGCGCGACTGGCGACATCGCCACATGACGCCCCAAGCGGCGACGCCCCCTCTTTCTTGTCGGTATCGATCGCCGTCAAAGACTCTGGGTGCGGCATCACGAAGGAATTGAAAAGTAAGATTTTCGACCCATTCTTTACGACGAAGGAAGTCGGCGAAGGAACGGGACTAGGACTAGCGGTCGTCCATGGAATCGTGCGGGATTTGAACGGCACGATCGAAGTCGAGAGTGAACCAGGAGAGGGGGCGACATTCTTGTTGACATTTCCGCCGGCGTGA
- a CDS encoding HD domain-containing phosphohydrolase yields the protein MSICPPIHEARRAKILVVDDHEPVRGLIVRWLHQDGHEVLQAGSVEEAERILHTQAVDVVTSDIKMPGCSGGDWAPKVSQRFPEMGILMISACEDTRLAIRTLTQGAWGYLIKPIAKEELTFQIGRMIERRNFLIAAKEMTQRLKETVRWQTQMLRESHQETIERLISASMVRDDETGEHIRRIGILSAIVAETMGWSASEVDSLRLAAPMHDIGKVGIPDSILRKPGPLSHEEYEVMKTHTTIGAKILAHSNLPMIQMAETIALCHHERWDGSGYPNGLSDVEIPLAARIVAVVDVYDALTHDRVYRSALPVDVAILEIQRGAASHFDPTIVEAFRECWPRFESEVEKFVTPEVGEPALSSPVPMSP from the coding sequence ATGTCGATCTGCCCCCCCATTCATGAAGCGCGTCGTGCGAAAATCTTGGTGGTCGATGACCACGAACCTGTTCGCGGTTTGATCGTTCGCTGGCTTCATCAAGATGGGCATGAGGTCTTGCAAGCGGGAAGCGTGGAGGAGGCGGAGCGAATCCTCCATACCCAAGCGGTCGACGTCGTCACCTCGGACATAAAGATGCCAGGCTGTTCGGGAGGGGACTGGGCGCCAAAGGTATCACAGAGGTTCCCAGAAATGGGCATCTTGATGATTTCCGCTTGCGAAGATACCCGTCTTGCGATTCGTACTCTCACGCAAGGGGCATGGGGGTATCTGATCAAGCCGATTGCGAAGGAGGAATTGACCTTCCAAATTGGGCGCATGATCGAGCGTCGAAACTTCTTGATCGCGGCGAAGGAAATGACGCAGCGGCTCAAGGAGACGGTACGCTGGCAAACGCAAATGCTGCGCGAGTCGCATCAAGAGACCATTGAGCGACTCATTTCCGCCTCGATGGTGCGAGACGATGAAACCGGCGAACACATTCGGCGGATTGGAATACTGAGTGCGATTGTCGCCGAGACCATGGGGTGGTCCGCGAGCGAGGTCGATTCGCTACGTCTTGCGGCGCCGATGCATGACATCGGCAAGGTGGGAATTCCCGATTCCATCTTGCGCAAGCCTGGCCCGCTTTCCCACGAGGAATACGAGGTCATGAAAACGCATACCACAATCGGAGCGAAGATTCTCGCACATTCAAATCTTCCCATGATCCAAATGGCGGAGACGATCGCACTTTGCCACCATGAGCGCTGGGACGGATCCGGCTATCCAAACGGGCTTAGCGATGTAGAGATCCCATTGGCGGCCCGAATCGTCGCGGTTGTCGACGTATATGACGCCTTGACGCATGATCGCGTCTATCGATCAGCGCTTCCTGTCGACGTCGCCATCCTTGAAATTCAGCGCGGAGCGGCCTCTCACTTTGATCCAACCATCGTAGAAGCGTTTCGAGAATGTTGGCCGCGCTTTGAAAGCGAGGTAGAAAAGTTCGTTACCCCCGAGGTAGGCGAGCCGGCGCTGTCGTCGCCCGTTCCAATGTCCCCATGA
- a CDS encoding Gfo/Idh/MocA family protein, translated as MPQSFTGLTRRKFLAVGAAAAAAPSILTSSAKAAPSERITVGVVGLGSRGFNLVDDLLHSPDAQIVAVCDVDTLHYRDQPWGNGRQFGLQAGREYIDQKYGSKTGVSMTRDYRDICARDDIDAVVVATPDHWHALCTLEALRGGKDVYCEKPVTHTFREGQTVYREVAKQKAIFQTGSQQRSDWRFRRAVELVHNGHLGEIRSIEVGLPPGYDKPQGDPTVVKPPEHLDYDFWCGPAPMLPYMQARHHRWWRGHRAFGGGVLMDWIGHHNDITHWALDLDQSGPVKVEAVGWTFPETDIYNTPFQYELKCEYEGGAKSSISSRNKVGTRLVGDKGWVFVTRGKIEASQPAWTDAKFDPGSEKVYASDNHMQNFLNGVRTRRACICPAETGHRSITPGHLAYVSQALGRALQWDAKTETVVNDRAANELLQQQDYRQPWG; from the coding sequence ATGCCCCAGTCGTTCACCGGACTAACCCGTCGCAAGTTTCTCGCCGTAGGAGCCGCCGCGGCGGCAGCGCCATCGATCCTTACTTCTTCCGCGAAGGCCGCTCCCAGCGAACGGATCACGGTTGGCGTGGTGGGGCTGGGATCGCGGGGATTCAATCTGGTTGATGATCTACTGCACTCCCCCGACGCTCAGATTGTCGCCGTTTGCGACGTCGACACGTTGCACTACCGTGATCAGCCTTGGGGAAACGGAAGGCAGTTCGGGCTACAAGCCGGTCGAGAATATATCGATCAGAAGTATGGTTCCAAGACCGGCGTTTCGATGACGCGCGATTACCGCGACATCTGCGCACGGGATGATATCGATGCGGTCGTCGTCGCGACGCCCGATCATTGGCATGCGTTATGTACCCTGGAGGCGCTGCGGGGCGGCAAGGACGTCTACTGCGAGAAGCCAGTCACGCACACTTTTCGCGAAGGGCAAACCGTTTACCGCGAAGTCGCCAAACAAAAGGCGATCTTCCAGACCGGCAGCCAACAGCGGAGCGATTGGCGATTTCGTCGCGCAGTGGAATTGGTTCACAACGGGCACTTGGGGGAGATCCGCTCGATCGAAGTTGGCTTGCCGCCGGGGTATGACAAGCCGCAAGGCGATCCGACGGTCGTCAAACCGCCGGAACATCTCGACTACGATTTCTGGTGCGGTCCTGCACCGATGCTGCCCTACATGCAGGCCCGGCACCATCGCTGGTGGCGAGGTCATCGCGCTTTCGGCGGCGGCGTGCTGATGGACTGGATCGGCCATCACAACGACATCACGCACTGGGCGCTCGATTTAGATCAATCAGGCCCCGTGAAAGTCGAAGCGGTCGGCTGGACGTTCCCAGAAACCGATATCTACAACACGCCGTTCCAATACGAGCTTAAGTGCGAATACGAAGGCGGAGCGAAGAGTTCCATCTCGAGCCGAAACAAAGTCGGAACGCGTCTAGTCGGCGACAAAGGCTGGGTATTCGTTACCCGTGGAAAAATTGAGGCTTCCCAGCCGGCGTGGACCGACGCCAAGTTCGACCCAGGCTCAGAAAAGGTTTACGCCTCGGACAACCACATGCAGAACTTCCTGAACGGAGTTCGTACTCGCCGAGCGTGCATTTGCCCGGCCGAAACAGGACACCGCTCCATCACGCCAGGACATCTGGCCTACGTTTCGCAGGCCCTCGGACGGGCGCTGCAATGGGATGCAAAAACCGAGACGGTCGTTAACGATCGAGCGGCCAACGAACTGCTGCAACAACAAGACTACCGCCAGCCTTGGGGCTAA